The Populus alba chromosome 6, ASM523922v2, whole genome shotgun sequence genomic interval caagttattttgttttactagtcttaaaaaaataatgccatgtgattaaataaatttttttaaaaaaattaccactagatcagatattttaatttgttttattttaaagtttccTAAATCTTTAGTTAATATTAACAATTCTTTTTAACATTTAGAACATAtaattcttttaagtttttttttattaaatatacctATCAAGTTTTCgattaataattaaagtttttaaaagtgCGTAGACGCCctcaaattcttcttcttcttctgtttgttttttaatctttttttatccaacttGGAGTAGAACGTGAGCCAGGAAATGTACACACACTAGAAAATTAGTTATTCAGTAAAGAATTAGAAAGCAACACGAAGAAAATCCTAAGAACAACATGCTtggaaaaacatcaaaacacaaatatttgaCCAAATCACATAATCGAAATTCAAACACGTGTCGAAAAGTTCTAAGTAGCATGTTATCGCATGAAGGTGCTGGTAGAAGCATGTTTGAACGAGAAAGAAAATCCTAGCGCATGCGCATGCACATGCTGTCGTAGTCATATCATCATTCGTACGCATTTCTCAGAGAATTTCAGCAAGCAAATATTCATAAAACAAGCCACCAAATTACGACGAAGAACCAAATCCCATTGGAAGTTCTTGCTCATGCAGGGCGGCGCGCTCCTTCAAAATCCCCCTTCGAATTTCCCACACAATAGAAACGAGAGAATAATCCCAAGCAAGAAACATGTATTAAAACAAACATCATCCAACAATCAAGATCGCAACTACAAGAGCCACCTTATTAGAGCTCGCAAGCTATTCAATATTAAACTTATTGATAGAAACACCTTTGATATAATCTCTTGATCTCGTAAGCAAGGAGATTTCATATCTTACAGGCGAAAGAAAGACCTTCTTTTGTCAGCACGTCCAAATTCTCAACAGGAGGCTGGACCCTAGCAACCTTGGCAATTGCTTTGTTCTCATCGGGAGTTCCACCCTCCAGAAAAACTCCGACAACCTTCCCATCTTTGATCCAGTATGATCCAAACTTTGGCTTTGGTGATGCTGGATCATTGTCTCCAAATAGCACGGCATCACCAACATTGTCACCGTAGAATTGCCAGGACAGATCAAAGGAACGAGAATAGAAGAATGGAAGGTAATCATATACATCAATTGTTTTCCCCTCTTCATTTGACTTAATGGCCTGCCAAAAAGATAGacgaaaagacaaaaaaataaaaagagagtaaaTACATCAGTTCCAATAGATGGAAACTTAGCATATCCAAGGATACTGTTTACTGCAAGAATATCCCTGAAAACCCTCCATGTTGATATCTCCAGTAGGATTGTAAAATAGGATATAAAAGCGCCATTTACAGATGCGGATCTAGACAAATTGAACTCGCTTGGGTTAGAGGAAGACGAAACCACAAAAGCAAGAAAACTGCATACCTTCACAGCCTGCTCAGCTGATTTACGGGCATGGTCAACATGTTCAACTCTTCTGATATCATTGTACAACTTCAAAGGAAATGTGGCGACATCACCGACAGCATATACATCAGAAATACTAGTTTTGAAAAATGCATCAGTCTGCAATTAAGCAAGTTGTGGAACATGTTAAGAACAGATTCTAGGTTCTAGTCATTACTGTgggataaaacacacacacacccaaCCCGCACATACATCATCCCCCTCAATAGATCAATATTCAAGGGCAAGCTGATATACTGCTGCTGTTGTACTTAATATATCAGAATATTTCACCACCAATCCTAACAATTAACATAATATGATGGTAGCATTGATGATAATGTTCTGCTGTTGTACTTAATATATCAGAATATTTCACCCCCAATCCTAACATACTACGATAGTGGCATTGATGTGATGTCAGAAGTCATCACTGACCTTTATTCCACCTTTCTCCTCTTCAACCTGCCCTTTAAATAGTGTTGTAAGCGGCCTTCCACcaacaccaacaacaacaatgtcAGCTTCTAGCACCCTACCATCCTTTAGTTTCACTTCCTTTACCTGTAAGAAGAAgaacacaaaacaaaattcaaccaATATAACTTTCATTCCCATCAATATGCAATCTCCAGCCTTTTCAGACGGTCTGTTGAATCCTCACCTCTCCATTTGAATCAGCATTGAACCCAACAGCAACTGTTCCCTTAACGATCTTGACTCCTTTGTTAGCATAATAACCCTCATAGAAGGCAGCTATACCAGCAGTAAAAAGGCGAGGCACTGCACAGACATTGTCTATGTTAGGATTCTGGAGAAACTACTGTAAGATATCCAGCAAGTGAGAtggattttcatttatttttaacaaatattaaaaaagtaatccACTTACTGCACCATGGTTCAGGATAAACCATTGTAACATCAATATTGTTGATTCTTAAAGCTGCACTAAGTTCAAGACCGATGTATCCTCCTCCAACAATTACAGCCTTtccattcttcttttctttaattgctTCTACAAGTTTGTCAGCATCATCAATTTCTCTCAAGTAGAGAATGTTTTTGGCATCAGCTCCTTGGACACCAAAATCTGTCAACTTAATGACCTGtatcaaagaaataaataaatcattgctCATGGAAAGAAGGCCAAAAGGAGGATGCTTGATCAGGAAATTATTTGAAACAGAGCTATAAAACTTACTGTGGAACCAGTTGCAATAATCAAAATATGATACTTGAATATTTCTCCAGCTGCACTAACAAGTGTCTTGGCAGCAAGATCTGCTTTCACTATTTCTGTGCTAAGGATCAACTCAATCCCTGCAGGCATTAGATCCATAGGATTATGTTACCTCATCCATTCTCCTTATTTTTCCAGCAATAACAGACTTTTCTCTTGTGCTTTATAATTTCTCATACATTATATGAAAGGTAAAGAATGGACTCCATGGGGAAATTAAAGTAGCACTCACCTTTCTCTTTGTACCACTCAGGAAGTAATCTCTCCCCTCCACTTCCAACACAGACATGGAATCCTGGAAGTCTTGCAGTTCCTACATGAAACAAGTTGTCATGGTGAACAAAGCTGTCTTGAGTAGAAATGGAAAAGAAGAAACCAAGTTTGGTGTCAATAAAATCCTGTCAAAGAAGAGTACAACAAAATAAccctgcattaaaaaaaaaattgtttgtggTATTAACAAGATTACCCTCAGGAAAAAGATAAGCCTTGCTCAGTGCAGGACGTTCATAAGGAGCCACCTGTAGAAATAGCAGAAATACAAGTTTACTGTAGGACACCCTAAAAAAGGTACTAGAAACAGCATATTGAGCAGGAAGAAAGCAGATCCAAAACCACAACCATGTGTATAAAGGATCCCAATATTTCAATAGTTTCATGAACTTTACTACATTGTATAAGACCGCATCACAGTGAAACCATGACCAAAACACAtgctcataaaataaataacatactGTTCACAGGATAAACTTTATCCATCTACTCTAATTAACCGCAGCATAAccaaaaaatcattgattagtATCCTGTGAGAACACTAAAGCAAGAATGTGAACATGTGTTGTTTGCAGGATCAACTGCATTTATCTAAAGTgccatttaattaattaaaattcttacTCATCAAATTTCTCTGAAacccttttatttctttcattttagtaataatttgaataagaaaattcagCCCTGTAAAATACAACACCAAGTTCTGAAGTTTTATAAAAGAAGAACCAAGCTGCATTTTCAAAAGTTACCGCATCTTCATCATTGTAATAAACATGAAACAAGCTCTGGGTATACCGATAACATTAAAGTTCTGTTTTAAACTATGTGAGTATATGTCCACAAAATGAACTGGTAGAAACACTGATAAGAACATGCAGACAAACTTTATCGTTCGAACCAGTCTTGCTCTTGCAGGAGTAACAAAACACATCATATGACTTTGCGAGCAATGATCTGAAACTTATTTGACATGTGGTCAAAAGAAAAGGCTTACCGCCTCCTTGGAGATGATTGCAAGCTCACCGGGCTTAACCCCCTGCTTGCAAAACTCTCTAGCAGCGTATCCCTACAATGTGGAGTAAAAATACAGGCAGAAAAAAGGTCGTCAATTAGCATGttcgaaaaaaagaagaacaaatgaaagaaaaacaaaaagcaattaGCCTTATCTCCTTTCTGTCAAATCATCAAAGAGGGGAAACTGATTGGGCAATTATATTATGCTTCAATTTAGCAAGTTAAGCAGACAAAAACCAACAGAATCTTTCTAGTTGaaccaaaaacaatattaaccGAAACTATAACAGCACAATGTTTTCCTCGGCTAGGTTTTGCCTTAATGTCTTAGCCTAATCTTTGCTTCCTTTATAATTCACTAAGCGAACAGTCCATAGTTTCTTACTAATTATTTCATTcatctaataatattaaaaaaagaaagtatgCTCTCTGAAAACGACCGgtaatcaaattaaagaaataaagagtaATAAATTTAGATCtgtaaaaaagaagagattgaaaaaatacatcaaCTACACATCTTGGATCGATCTTCAAAAACAGAAACACATGCTAGAAGtgatcatataaaaaaagaaggaatgtCAATCGAGAAAGACTCACAGCAGATACACCACCGCCGATGATCACATACTTAAAGCTCTTCCCCGCCATTGATATTGTGATTgattttctccttctctttctgAGTACGTTGCGACTATTTCTGTGCTTCCTTCTTATCTTcttataaaggttttttttaatttctttttttagtaaaaGGTGTTCCGCCACATTGCAGGCCTAACACCGTTAACAAATGTCGACCGTCCACTTGCCACGACAGCATTGAATCCCGTCcactagtctttttttttctttttacctcctcgaactaaattaatttaacaataagcCAGGATCCAACGCCAATTCTTTGCATCGCTAGACacattgataattattattttattaaaaaaaaaacatcgataGCCTTGATACTAggtaattcattttttttttaaaatacctattaattattatagattgatcaataataaatttatccttttaatttttttgagtacaataaaaaaaaaattaatcattattaaaaaaagtttaaattcaCATCTAAgcaattttttacttttcacttttttaaacataatataatgactaaattatatttaaaataaaatttatataaccaacatataagaaatttttgcattttcatcttgattctcttattataatcaagttgaatctagttttttaataaatttaaactattattttaaaaaataaattaacatgtGCATTGAACACACCATCATATGAAACACCTCTATGCTAGTTAGGCAGCACGTAAGGAGATGTTTGATAGCCAAATAATGGCTTCTAGAATGCGGTTCAAATCGTCTCGGTAACCCTTTCATTCTTGAATAGTGTGTGTGGTGTACAAACCACTGTTTTGGCACCGACAacattttctcttcatttttttctttcctcttctttttgaTTATTGCGACCAGACCATCAAAATTTTAAGCAACCTTCAAATTGTGTTGCCTTTATAtttgatctatatttttttattactatttattttatttaaaattatttataaaattattttttttataatttcatcattcttcaatgtttttcatttgtcaGATTTGGTCTTTGTTCAATTTAAAGCAATCATTCgatttgattgctatttattttattttgaaccattttttttaattgaatttttttaatttcatctctcgatattttatttcaaattttgtttttatttttttacattgttatttgttttattttgatactttttttacattaaaatatttttttaattattttaaatgataacttcatagattgaatttaaaaaattgagaaaggaagcaaaatttattgatgattaGATCGATCCAATTGCAAAGTGTAacgtatttttgttttaaatagatAGGAGAGtaacatgttttcttttttaaagaagatGAAAAGTTGCATGAGAGTCGTATAGAGATATGAACCCAGACAGTCGTCCTTCCTTAATTCATCCTTCACGTCTCTATTCTTTGGGAGTCGTATgcttcctatatatatatatatatgtgtgtgtgtgtgtgtgtgtgtgtgtgtgtgtgtgtgtgtgaaaagtTTTAAACACACCGGAGGAGGCACGGGTTCAGATTGTCGAGGATTATTCCGTTCACATTGTGATTGACCTGCCGTTTGGGGTTTTGAACGACAGAAAGGTGAAGTTGTTAGTTAGCGTATGTGTGGACTTTTTGACTCCtagaattgtgatcaaattttTGGGGAGGGCTTGTTCCACGCAGATACGATAGCAGATAACGTTGACGTCGGTTTCGAAGAAGACGTCATTGGTGATGACTGGTTAAGATGCAAATGACCTCATTCTCGCATTCATTATTTGTCCAGTGAAATAGGGAAAATTACTATATTTTACATAttagcttttattttatattctcatTAGAACACgtaagaaaatcaataaaataatttaaaatagtattataattaaattaaattaatgactaAATAGTCTTTACATAttagatattataattttactaaAAGAAATAGCCTTCTCACTAGAATCCACGCAAATTTAGTGTACCAAtacttttgagatttttttaaaaaatcaaaactagacTGGATCCCCTCATTCCAGTCCCTCTCCATTTAACCTTCAAATGCTGCTACCTATTATCAGTCTTCTCAATTTCTATTCAGTTCAATTCTACTCAGATTATCTGCTAAGCAAAAATGATGAATAAGAAGTTAAGTTATCAACATAATTGCAAATTGACACTATTTTGCTATTCTTTTAACATATCACTAGATACAggtcagattaattttttatttattcaagtaAAAAGTAATATTACACAtgtctagtaaaaaaaatataaatagtgttaatatattttgacaacattcattcttttaattatctattaagtaaaataactatttaattttttatttattcaagtaGTCAAGTCGAAGCCGGTATCATGAGTTAAGATTACGAACGTGGTTGATAGTGTAAtaagcggttgcttttcaaataactttttgtaaaaaaatacatgcctaataattttttttattttttaaaaattattttgataccagtacatcaaaacgatcaaaaaatacaaaccacataaattttaataaaaaaaaaaaatttagtgagAAAACAGCTGCAACGCATTTCCAAACACTTCCTAAATTGTGATCCAGAAGGGTTGAATGGATCAATGATATGACGTGAGAAGTATGTCACGGAATTTACAAGCAATTTTCATTACCTAAGGCCACGTCTGGACCATAAATCTCAACACGGTCCTAGTTCACAACATAGGTTCCATACCGACAACGTAAAACACGAGAACCTGATTTTGACAAATTTATTGACATGTCTCTCTGTTTAGAGTCCCCCCCTCGGCCGTCAAATTGACGTCTCATGCCATAAATGACAACTTGACAACAATAGTCTCTCGAATTTACATTTATAGATACAAGTTACAACGGGGAAGGAGCGGCGACGTTTAGAACAACTCAAACTCAAGGAGCTCT includes:
- the LOC118048220 gene encoding monodehydroascorbate reductase; this translates as MAGKSFKYVIIGGGVSAGYAAREFCKQGVKPGELAIISKEAVAPYERPALSKAYLFPEGTARLPGFHVCVGSGGERLLPEWYKEKGIELILSTEIVKADLAAKTLVSAAGEIFKYHILIIATGSTVIKLTDFGVQGADAKNILYLREIDDADKLVEAIKEKKNGKAVIVGGGYIGLELSAALRINNIDVTMVYPEPWCMPRLFTAGIAAFYEGYYANKGVKIVKGTVAVGFNADSNGEVKEVKLKDGRVLEADIVVVGVGGRPLTTLFKGQVEEEKGGIKTDAFFKTSISDVYAVGDVATFPLKLYNDIRRVEHVDHARKSAEQAVKAIKSNEEGKTIDVYDYLPFFYSRSFDLSWQFYGDNVGDAVLFGDNDPASPKPKFGSYWIKDGKVVGVFLEGGTPDENKAIAKVARVQPPVENLDVLTKEGLSFACKI